In the Corallococcus soli genome, CACCCCGCTGAAGCTGCGGGACGTCACGCTGCGCAACCGCGTGGTGGTCTCACCCATGTGTCAGTACTCCAGCGAGGACGGCTTCGCCAATGAGTGGCACGTCGTGCACCTGGGCAGTCGCGCGGTGGGGGGCGCGGGGCTGGTGTTGACGGAGGCCACGGCGGTGGAGCCGGAGGGGCGCATCTCGCCGCAGGATTTGGGGCTGTGGAAGGACGCGCACGTGGAGACGTTGGCGCGCATCAACCGTTTCATGCACCAGAACGGCGCCGCGTCGGGCGTGCAACTGGCGCACGCGGGCCGGAAGGCCTCCACGCCTCGGCCCTGGGACACGGGGCAGGGCTCCACGGTGGCGCCGGAGCACGGGGGCTGGACGCCGGTGGGGCCCACGGCGGAGGCGTTCGACGAGGCGTATCCGAAGCCGGCGGCGCTGGACGAGGCGGGCATCGCGCGAGTGGTGAAGGCGTTCGGTGACGCGGCGGTGCGGGCCAAGGCGGCGGGGTTCCAGGTGGTGGAGCTGCACGCGGCGCACGGCTACCTGCTGCACGAGTTCCTGTCGCCGCTGTCGAACAAGCGGACGGACCGGTACGGCGGCTCGTTCGAGAACCGCACGCGCTTCGCGCTGGAGGTGACGCGCGCGGTGCGGGCGAAGTGGCCGGAGTCACAGCCGCTCTTCATGCGCATCTCCGCCACGGATTGGGTGGAGGGGGGCTGGACGGCGGAGGATTCGGTGGCGCTGGCGAAGCTGGTGGCGAAGGAGGGCGTGGACCTCATCGACTGCTCGTCGGGGGGCGTGGTGCCCGGGGTGAAGATTCCGGTGGGGCCGGGCTACCAGACGTCGCTGGCGGAGAAAGTTCGCAAGGAGACGGGCCTGCTGACGGGCGCGGTGGGGATGATCCGCTCCGCGTTCCAGGCGGAGCACGTCCTGGCGACGGGGCAGGCGGACGTCGTCATCCTGGCGCGGGAGCTGCTGCGCGATCCGTACTGGCCGCTGCGCGCCGCGAAGGAGCTGCACGCGGACGTCCTCTGGCCGCACCAGTACGAGCGCGCGAAGAACTGACGTGTGACGTGGGGCGCCGGTTCAGTCGTCGAGGAACCGGCGGTCCCACTGTTGGAAGGTCGCGGCGGGGAAGCCCGGGGGGCCGTGAGGGGCGTGGAAGGCCCAGGGCTCCAGGACGCGGGCAAGCTCCCGGTACGCGGGCAGCGGTTGATCGGGGCCTCCGGGTTCCGGAGCCGGGCCCAGGGTGACGACAGCCCGGGACGCGTCCAGGGACTCCACGGTGGTGCCAGGGGTGTGGAGCTGGGAGCGCAGGAAGTCCGTGCCGCCCATTTCGCTCAGGGCTGGATCGCCAATGAACGTCATCCAGTGCGGGACGCGCAGGCGGGTGCCGATGTCATAGGCGGTCCGCTGGAGATCCAGGACGTCGACTCCTGGATGCTGGAGCAACTGGGGAACGAGGTCCTTCATGACGGTCCCAAAGTCCAGGAAGCCGGAAACAGAGTACCCCGCATGGCCTGCGCTGAAGGGCAGTGGCTCGGCCAGAGCGATTGCCAATTCCCGGACGCGTTGCGGTCCATGGGACTTCATCCATGCCGTTGGAATCACGAATTGAACTGCGGTCACGGCGTCAGGGAACCCACGAAACTGTGGGTTGTCCAGGTCCTTTCCATCGTAATTGAACTCATAACTGTCAGGATATGGATTGTCATTGGTGAGCGAAACGTGCGTGCGGATCGAACGACGGAGCTTCTCGCGGATCTTCTCCCAACCGGCATGATCCAAATCCCGCCACTCACCGTCCTCGTGTGCATATTGCGTGAGGGCCTGCGCTCCTACCACTTCGGTGAATATTTGAAGTGATTGCGATACGGCGCTGGAGACCTCCGCAGTGGCTCTGGGGAGATAGAGGCAGATGCTGATGTTTTCTTGTGTGACAACCCTGCCCTTTCGGGTGACCTGCATTCTTGGAGAGTTCATATTCAGGGGCTTGCTCCCAGCCAGGGGGAAACTCGAAGGACAAGCTTGATCTTGAATGCTTCGGAGTAGATGTCGCTCTGGGTTCTTCCTGCGTAGGGATGCCCTGGCGAGTACTCTCGCCAAGGGGTAAGCCTGGAGATGTCGGCACAGGGAAACTTGAAGTCGTAGATGGCCTGGACCCTCTCCGGATGTCCGTCGTGAAGGACGACGTCTGGCACAAGGGTTCCCTTCAGCTCGAAGAAGCTCCCGTCGCGCCGAATGCCATCCACTTTGTCTGGCGATAGCTAGGTCGTCTCCTTGCGGTCCGGGTCGTATTTGTAGGTCGGTTCGAGGCTGAATCCACCCGGCCGGAGTTCATTCAACTTCTCGGCGGCACAGCGCAGCGCGATGCGGTGCATCTCCTCCCCGAGAATCATGGCGCGGGTAAGGGTCTTGCCCTGCGGACCCGTGAATTCTTCCAGGCACTCATCCCGGGTCGGACTTCGGGTCCCGAAGTGCTCAAGGATGATCTCTGCCCGAGCCTTGTCCGCGCATTCCTCCAGGGCTTCCGTGACCTGCTCCAGCAGCGCTTCATCCAGGAGCTTCGCCGCCGCGACCGCTGAACCTCCCGCGGTCCCCACGGCCCGGAGGGTCCAGGGGAGGATGGATTCCTGCCCGGCGGCCTGGGCGCAGGAGGCGGGTCGGGTCCGGCAGGCGTTCGTCGCGGAGTCGAGCTTGAACCGCGCCCCTGCGCAGCCCTGGAGCAGCACCGCCATGCCCAGCAATCCCAACGTCCACGTCGGCTTCAACCGCACGAGCGCCTTCCTTCCCCGGTCCGCATAAGCTCCGCCGCATGCTGACCGAGGTGCAGGCAGGACCCTATACCGTGCGCGGTATCTCCGTGGGCGGTGTGTACACGTCGCTCCTCGTACCGGAATTGGGCGTGCTGCTGGATGTCGGCGTTCCCATCCGCTCCTTCGCCAGCACGGATCGCATCTTCCTGAGTCATGGCCATGCGGACCACGCCAGCGCGCTGGGGTCGCTCCTGGGCATCCGCGCGCTGGTGGGGAAGGGCCCGCCGCAGGTCTATCTCCCAGCGGAGATCGAAGCCCCCGTCCAGGAGGCCATCGCCGCGCTGGGACGGCTGCACCGCATGAACGCGGACCTCCACACCGTGCCCATGCGCCCCGGTGACACCCTCAAGCTCCAGCAGGACCTCTGGGTGCGTGCCTTTCGCACGCACCATCCCGTGCCGTCGCTGGGCTACCAGTTCATCCGCCGCGTCTCCAAGCTCAAGCCCGAGTTCCGCGAGCTGCCCCCCGCGGAGATCGGCCGCCGTCGCCAGGCCGGTGAGCCCCTCTTCGATGAGGTCGAACGCCTGGAGCTGGCCTACTGCACCGACACGCTGTCCAACGTGCTGGAGCGCCAGCCGTCCCTGTTCGACAGCCGCGTGCTCATCCTCGAATGCACGTTCATCGACGCGGAGCGCACCGTGCGCGATGCGCAGGAGCGGGCCCACATCCACCTGGAGGAGATCGCCTCCATGGCCGACCGCTTCCAGAACGAGGCCCTGGTCCTGATGCACTTCAGTCAGGCTTACAGCCCCGCTCAGGTCCACGCGACCCTCAAGGCCCGGCTGCCCGCCTCGCTCCTGGAGCGTGTGCGAATCTTCGCTCCGGACTCCGGCCGCTGGTTCGGTTGACCGCCAGCGCTGGCCTTCCTGAAAGGCAGCCATGACTCCGCCTCCCGTCGCGTCCGCGCCCGTCCGACACGTCCTCATCTCCGGGGCTGGCATTGGAGGGCTCACGCTGGCGTGCGCGCTGCACCGCGCCGGCCTGCGCGCCACCGTGCTCGAACGCGCGGACGCGCTGCGGCCGGTGGGCGCGGGGCTCATCGTGCAGGTGAATGCCTCGCTCGCGCTGCGCCGCATCGGCCTGTGTGACGCGGTGGTGGCCGAAGGGGCCCTGGTGGAACACAGCGCCGTGCTCGATGTGTCGGGCCAGCGCCTCACCCAGGTGGACGTAGGAGCGCTCCAGCGGGAGCTGGATGCGCCGATGGTCGCGCTGCACCGCGCTCGCCTCCAGGCCGTCCTGCGCGCCCACGTCGGCCCGGAGGATGACGTGCGCCTGGGCGTCGCGGTGACGGGCTTCCAGGACGACGGGGCCCGGGTCACCGCGTCCCTGTCCGACGGCACCACCGTCTCCGGCGACGTGCTGGTGGGCGCGGACGGCCTGCGCTCCGCCGTGCGCACCGGGCTGTGGGGCGAACAGCCCACCCGGTACTCCGGCTACACGAGCTGGCGCGGCGTGTGCCCGGCCGCGGAGCTCGTCGCCCCGGGACACGTCTCCGAAACGTGGGGGCCCGGCGCGCGCTTCGGCATCGTGCCCATCGGCCATGGCGAGGTGTACTGGTTCGCCACGCTCAACGCCTCGGCGGGGACGGAGGACGCCCCCGGACAGACGCTCTCCGCCTTGCGCGAGCGCTTCTCCGGATGGCATGCGCCCATCGCGGCCCTGCTCACGGCGACCCCTCCCGAGCGCGTCCTGCGCACGGACATCCACGACCGCCCGCCGCTGCGCCAATGGAGCCGGGGCCGGGTGACCCTCCTGGGCGACGCCGCGCACCCGATGACGCCGAACCTGGGGCAGGGCGGCTGTCAGGCCATCGAGGACGCCGTGGTGCTGGCGGAGTCCCTGGCGGCCCCGGGCGCGGTGGAGGATGCGCTGCGCGCCTACGAGGCCCGCCGGCTGACGCGCGCCAACCAGATGGTCGTGCGCTCACGGCAGATGGGGCGCGTGGGCCAGTGGGAGAACGGCGCCGCTCGCTTCGTGCGGGATTCGCTGCTGCGGTGCGTTCCCGCGAGCATGGCCGCGCAGCAGATTCGGGAGCTGGTGAAGTCCGCGTCGTGAGGCGGCCCACCCGGAGCGGGGCCGGGACAGGCCAGGGCCCCTACCGCGTCACGGACGCCAGGAACGCGGCGACCCGGGGCAACACCCTGGCCGCCTTGGCCCAGGCGCCGCCGTGGTCCGCGTGCTCGATGGTCGCGAAGCTCGCGCCGGCCCGCTCCGCCACGGCCTTCATGGGGTCGTGGTACGGATCCTGGGCTCCGCAGTACAGGAGCCCCGGCCTTCCGGACCGCACCAGCGCATCATCCAGGCCCGCCGTGTCCTCGCAGGCCTGGAGGCACAGGCGCAGGGCCCGCAGGTCGCCCGTGGCGATGACCTCCGCCAGCTCCGGCGCGCGCCGGGCGCCCATCAACAACACCTGGAACCAGTCCACCTCCGTCCCTGGCGGGAGGTTCTTCGCCAGCGCCATGGCGGCCGTGCGCAAGCCGTTGGTCGGATCCCACCCTCCCACCACGTACGACGCCAGCCGCTCCGGCGCGAAGGCCGCCAGCCCGCACACCGTCCAGCCCCCCATCGAGTACCCCCACGCATGCGCCTGCGGAATCGACAGCGTGTCGAGCACCGACAGCACGTCCTCCACCCGGCGCCGCAGAACATAGGCCTCGGGTTCGTGCGGCGCGTCGCTCTGGCCGTGGCCCAGCGAATCGAACGTCACCACCGTGTACGCGCCCTTCAACGCGGGCGCGTACTCCTTGAGCGTCCAGTGCGAGCCCAACTGGAGCAGGCCGTGCAACAGCAGGAGGGGAGGACCCTGGCCTTCCATCTCGTAGTGGATGCGGCGGCCGGACTTCGTGGCGAACGGCATGACTCCCAGGCTCCTCTCTCCTCGCGAAGGGACTACAGGCCCGACACCTTCGCGGCGCTGGTCAACGTGAAGCCGAACGCCACCGTCTGCCGGGAGCGCGGTGGCAGGTTCAACTGGAAGCGCACGATGCCTTCCTCGCTCACCTGCGTGGGCGCGGGTTTCGTGGCGTCCTTGAGCAGCGCGACTTCCACCGCCTCCACCTCCGACACCGGCATGCGCTCCTCCACCGCCAGGTCCGCCGGCTTCGCCCCCATGTTGGAGACGAACAGCTTCACCCGCTGCGTGCGCGTGCGCCGCCCGGTGATGCGCGCGACCTCTTCGCCCACGTCCACCTGCCGCGACACGCGCAGCGAGTCCTCGCTGCCGAAGCCCAGCTTCACGCGCTCGCCCCGGCCCGCGAACTTCAGCTGCGCGCGGCCCACGTAGCCCTGGTCGCGCATCAGATCCACGGGCCCCGCGAGCAGCACCGCCGGCCCGGTGTTGTCGAAGCGCGCCACCCGGTGCACCAGCGGGGACTGCTCCGGGCAGGCCACCAGCTCCGAGCTCGCCGGGGACGCGAACGTGAACAGCGCCACGCGGTGGGCCTCGCCGTCCGACGGCACCGTGGCCTTGTGGGGGGAGGCCAGCGTCACCGGCTCGCCGCCGTCGTCCATGCCGGGCAACGCATCCGCGGCCTTCGTCGTCCTGGCCTCGCCCGTCGTCTGGAGCGCCTCCTCACGGATGGACACGTCCACGACGTGCTTCTCGCGCGCCGTCTTGTCGCGCAGCGACAGCCAGTCGTCCTGGAGCCGGGGCGGCGTGGCGCCCAGCGTGGGCCGCGCCGTGGAGAAGGCCAGCGTCACGTCCTTCCACGCCTCGCCCGTGTTCTGCCAGACGACGGCTTCACACTCCACCGTCACCGTCGCCGCCTCTGGCGTGGTGCGCAGCGCCGCCCGGTAGGCCGGGCGCCACGCGGCGCAGGGCACCAGGTACGTCAGCGTCAGCGTCGCCGGGCCTCCCGCCGCGTGA is a window encoding:
- a CDS encoding NADH:flavin oxidoreductase/NADH oxidase; translated protein: MSNTRLFTPLKLRDVTLRNRVVVSPMCQYSSEDGFANEWHVVHLGSRAVGGAGLVLTEATAVEPEGRISPQDLGLWKDAHVETLARINRFMHQNGAASGVQLAHAGRKASTPRPWDTGQGSTVAPEHGGWTPVGPTAEAFDEAYPKPAALDEAGIARVVKAFGDAAVRAKAAGFQVVELHAAHGYLLHEFLSPLSNKRTDRYGGSFENRTRFALEVTRAVRAKWPESQPLFMRISATDWVEGGWTAEDSVALAKLVAKEGVDLIDCSSGGVVPGVKIPVGPGYQTSLAEKVRKETGLLTGAVGMIRSAFQAEHVLATGQADVVILARELLRDPYWPLRAAKELHADVLWPHQYERAKN
- a CDS encoding type VI immunity family protein; translated protein: MQVTRKGRVVTQENISICLYLPRATAEVSSAVSQSLQIFTEVVGAQALTQYAHEDGEWRDLDHAGWEKIREKLRRSIRTHVSLTNDNPYPDSYEFNYDGKDLDNPQFRGFPDAVTAVQFVIPTAWMKSHGPQRVRELAIALAEPLPFSAGHAGYSVSGFLDFGTVMKDLVPQLLQHPGVDVLDLQRTAYDIGTRLRVPHWMTFIGDPALSEMGGTDFLRSQLHTPGTTVESLDASRAVVTLGPAPEPGGPDQPLPAYRELARVLEPWAFHAPHGPPGFPAATFQQWDRRFLDD
- a CDS encoding MBL fold metallo-hydrolase, which gives rise to MLTEVQAGPYTVRGISVGGVYTSLLVPELGVLLDVGVPIRSFASTDRIFLSHGHADHASALGSLLGIRALVGKGPPQVYLPAEIEAPVQEAIAALGRLHRMNADLHTVPMRPGDTLKLQQDLWVRAFRTHHPVPSLGYQFIRRVSKLKPEFRELPPAEIGRRRQAGEPLFDEVERLELAYCTDTLSNVLERQPSLFDSRVLILECTFIDAERTVRDAQERAHIHLEEIASMADRFQNEALVLMHFSQAYSPAQVHATLKARLPASLLERVRIFAPDSGRWFG
- a CDS encoding FAD-dependent monooxygenase, encoding MTPPPVASAPVRHVLISGAGIGGLTLACALHRAGLRATVLERADALRPVGAGLIVQVNASLALRRIGLCDAVVAEGALVEHSAVLDVSGQRLTQVDVGALQRELDAPMVALHRARLQAVLRAHVGPEDDVRLGVAVTGFQDDGARVTASLSDGTTVSGDVLVGADGLRSAVRTGLWGEQPTRYSGYTSWRGVCPAAELVAPGHVSETWGPGARFGIVPIGHGEVYWFATLNASAGTEDAPGQTLSALRERFSGWHAPIAALLTATPPERVLRTDIHDRPPLRQWSRGRVTLLGDAAHPMTPNLGQGGCQAIEDAVVLAESLAAPGAVEDALRAYEARRLTRANQMVVRSRQMGRVGQWENGAARFVRDSLLRCVPASMAAQQIRELVKSAS
- a CDS encoding alpha/beta fold hydrolase is translated as MPFATKSGRRIHYEMEGQGPPLLLLHGLLQLGSHWTLKEYAPALKGAYTVVTFDSLGHGQSDAPHEPEAYVLRRRVEDVLSVLDTLSIPQAHAWGYSMGGWTVCGLAAFAPERLASYVVGGWDPTNGLRTAAMALAKNLPPGTEVDWFQVLLMGARRAPELAEVIATGDLRALRLCLQACEDTAGLDDALVRSGRPGLLYCGAQDPYHDPMKAVAERAGASFATIEHADHGGAWAKAARVLPRVAAFLASVTR
- a CDS encoding mucoidy inhibitor MuiA family protein, producing MRTSILLPLVKVTVLEDRALIERSGEVTLPQGATRLWVDGLPAVAVDRSLQAKLSGGMVTQASLRRSMRAVLPEALREQHTELARRAFEHEQAMEQAHAQVRRLEVKRGLMQAARAEVLRAIAERTGAGEADPARWKEQLDTLRQEHTATDDALRQARRHEARLQRQHQQETRDILSRTERPEPTLDVRAELDVSHAAGGPATLTLTYLVPCAAWRPAYRAALRTTPEAATVTVECEAVVWQNTGEAWKDVTLAFSTARPTLGATPPRLQDDWLSLRDKTAREKHVVDVSIREEALQTTGEARTTKAADALPGMDDGGEPVTLASPHKATVPSDGEAHRVALFTFASPASSELVACPEQSPLVHRVARFDNTGPAVLLAGPVDLMRDQGYVGRAQLKFAGRGERVKLGFGSEDSLRVSRQVDVGEEVARITGRRTRTQRVKLFVSNMGAKPADLAVEERMPVSEVEAVEVALLKDATKPAPTQVSEEGIVRFQLNLPPRSRQTVAFGFTLTSAAKVSGL